In Ischnura elegans chromosome 3, ioIscEleg1.1, whole genome shotgun sequence, the sequence TTGTTTTACTCGGGGAAAAATCTTGGCCAGTTCATCCATagctgaaaaaataaactaacgtccccttaattttcatcattttgcgGTAAATTCAGTATCCGTTGCATGAAAATATTACCACTTATTTcaaaatactattatttatattatgctCCCCTGATTTCACAGTTTTTTACTGCCAGTTATGAGAAATTTGTTAACATTACCCCTGTTTCGGAACATATAATAGGTGCTAACCTATTCGCTGCGTTATAAAAGTTTTATATGAGGTAGCAGGTTTCTTTAATGCTCATTCAAGGAAACGGTGAACTTGTTCCTTCAAGCACGGGCCTCAAGATAATTATTCAATTCACCAACcattatataaatgaataaagaggCGGTGAtacagagagaatgagggctcaaggggagcccttcgagggcacaacacaccggggccgggaaccaggtcagagacttatacgctcgatcacccggggagggggcggagaggaagggaaaaggaaagaggcgccgccgcgattggagcccgacgacgcctctggggtagggaaagggttggaagggacgggacgagggaaaaacattccaacgctatagaagcgaagagggcccactaaatagcgaaaccagggaAAGCCATTAATGTGTCAGCGATTTTATAGGATTATCCtataaggaagaataatccaaatcGCTAGATAGACCGTGATACAAATAGATTGAGGGTTGAAGGCGAACCCtccagggatacaacacaccaaGTCAGTGGCTtctacgcccgatcacccggggaggtgctggagaggaaggaaaaaggaaagaggcgccgccgcgagaGGAGCCCGTCGaagcctctgggagaggaaaggtgcggaaggaatgggacggggaaaaacacctcagcgctatagaagcgaagagggccctactataagcgaaacccggcaagccattaatgttctaacaattttggaggaccattctatgaggaagagggatccaacgatcaaatcgttagattgacCGTGATACAAAGaatttgagggttctaggtgaacccttcgaaggatacaacgcaccggggccgggaaccaagccagtggcttatacgcccagacacccggggaggggaaggaagggaaggaaaatggatagaggagacgcgatgggagcccgccgacgcctccgggaagggataggaacggaagagacgggacgagggaaaaacaccccaacgctaaaGAAGTGAGgggggccctactataagcgaaaccaagcataagcaattaatgttctagcgatcctagtggattttcctatgaggaagaaaaatccatcgatcgaatcgctagatattgACCGTGatacaatggaaacgaaaccctagggcgggctcgcggggatacactcctgaggcaggGACTGTGGGCGCTAGCTTTTCTcatctgcacccagaaggggaaggacaggaaggagcaaggaaggaggcgccgccgcgatgagagcccgacgacacctccaggggaaggataggaaaggaagggaggggatgaGGAATCCCTCACCGTCAcgaaggcgggcgggccctactataagcgaaaccaagcatatgcaattaatatactaacgaccttggaggattattctatgaggaagaataatccaacgatcaaatcgttagatattgACCGTGATACAACAAATTTTTTTCGTACGAGTACTTTTGCCTGTACTGTCTACTGCCTCTAAGTACTTCTCTGACTAAGCGTCACAATTTTTGCTGACGCCAATCAAAACCCTGTTGGCCTTTAAATATGCAATCAAgtatttttctggatttttttttcaaggatggGCCGCAAGTGCGTTGACCAAAGATGCGGCTGCACTCCTTGAGAACTATTGTTTTTGGAATCCGTGGCAACAGTCTCTTCCCTCACCTCTGACTGCGACCTCCTGGACCAAGAGAATCGTatatcttcttcttcatcctgGCGTTTGTCCCGCGATGTTGCTAAGTCTTCTCCTTTTGGCTcaatccagggcgtctactggcgtggcgttgatggtcttcatgtcttCCTTAAttctgtcgagccagcgcatcttaggTCGTCCTCGTCCTTCAgggctcagccgcattgctgttctcGCCACGGAGTTCTCGTCGCTACGCACcgcatgcccataccaccgcagtcgagcctcccgcatcttgtccgTGATTGGTGCAGctcccattcttttccggatGTCTACATTCATGACGTGATCAAGGCGGGAggtgcctaggatccatcgcagcatcctcatttccatggcATGCATGGTCTGTTCTTGTTTTggtgtggctggccaacattctgttccatatagggccactgagCGGAccacggtcttgtatactttggcttTGAATCGgtcgggcattcgacggtcgcacaatacgccagtcacttggtgCCACTTCAGCCACgttgcattaattcgagctcgtgtgtcGGCGGTTGTGATTCCACCGTTGCTGATGACTGAGCCCAAATATTTGAACTTAAGAATCTTATATAAAACCCAGAAATAATGTACTCGGAGAATAATATCCTAGGTGTAGCCGGAGGCTATACTACTCTCCGGCCAGGGCTATGAAAAACCCCTTCCATCGCAAACGCCTGCGTTTCTTCTCTTGAATGCCTGAACCTTAATTCAAGACTTCGACCTAGACACTCTGGTCGACCTAGACACACTAGTAGATTAATCTATTTTGCATTCTACCAATTGGGACACAACTGTATAGTCGTGATtacatatcaaataaaaatagtgaaattggGTAGTGTGTGTTCAGATCTGTAGCGCCTATTTTTATCTCCATTAGATGGGTTCCTCCGTGCCCGATGGCTACCTCGTGACCACGAGGCTTCCAGAAGACCAAGCCAAGAACGGCAAGCACCGGCAGTCTCGTCTGCTCACCTGCTTCCTCGTCCTCGTAGTCGTCGCTTGCCTCGTCTTTCTTGTGACGAGAACAGGAAGTTTCCCGTCTCAGCAACAGGATAGGCGGTGGCATCAGGTCGCTCTTGTCATGGAGCCGGAAGACTTACCTCGGCAACAAGTGACGACACAGCAGCCGACTGAAAATCCAATAGC encodes:
- the LOC124155227 gene encoding uncharacterized protein LOC124155227 — encoded protein: MPDRFKAKVYKTVVRSVALYGTECWPATPKQEQTMHAMEMRMLRWILGTSRLDHVMNVDIRKRMGAAPITDKMREARLRWYGHAVRSDENSVARTAMRLSPEGRGRPKMRWLDRIKEDMKTINATPVDALD